Below is a window of Armatimonadota bacterium DNA.
AGCCTGAAGACTCGCGATTCGGTGGGTTACCTCGTCACAGAAATTGCCGATAAAGTGCCGGATGACATGCTCATGGAGATCAGAGAGGTCTCGGAAACGATTAAACTAAGGGTTGTCTACCCATGAAACCAGTTGTTCTTGCCCCAGGTCCTACTAAAGTCCACCCTGAGATGGGCCAATGGCTTCAGGATGCGGTCGAAGAGGGAGCCATTTGGCAGTCCCACCGATCGCCGTGGTTCCTGGCGCTGTTCGAAGAAACGTGCAATCGGGTTCGGTCGCTCCTTTCGATCCCCGATACTCACACCATCCTCTTCATGAACTCATCCAACGAGGCTTGGGAGCGCGCCCTGCAGTGTCTCACCTCGAAGGCCTCGTTCCACATGGTCGGTGGCGAGTTCGCTATGCGATGGCATCAATACGACGGCTGGCTGGGCCGCAACGCCATCGAGTGGAAGTACAGCCACGAATTTGACGGCGACTTTGGCGACGTGGACGTCCCGGACGAAGCCGAGGCGATCTGCATCACGAATAACGAAACCAGCATCGGCCTTTGGACGCCCGAGGATCAGATTCACAAGCTGGCCAAGCGCTATCCAGACAAAATGTACATGGTCGATGTGGTGTCGTCCATGCCCCATTGCGAGCTCGATTGGAGTCTGGTCGACGTCGCGATGTGGTCGGTGCAGAAAGGCTTCCACAGCACGGCAGGCCTCTCGGTCACGGTCGTTTCGAAGCGAGCTTTGGAGCGCGCCGACGAACTCGAAAAGACGCAGAGCATCGGTTCATTCCATGCGTTCAACCGCGTCGCTGGGTACGCGGCGAAGCATATGACGGCGGAGACGCCAAACGTGTTGGCGATTTACCTCCTTAACAAGGCGGCCAAGAAGTATCAGCAAATCGGCCTCGATGTCCTGCGGCAAGGCATCCGCGACCGTGCGGCGGCGTTCTATTCGGCGTTGGAAGAAACCTCATTTGGTTGCCTTGTGAAGGAAAAGCAATACCGCTCGCCAACCTTGTTTGCTGTGAGCACCAATGGCCTCGATGCCAACGAGCTTCGGGCTCAATGGGCTAAGCAGAACATCTGGACTGGTGCGTGCTACGGACCGCTGAAGGATGGCAACTTCCGCGTCGCCAACTTCCCGATGCACACGTCGGAAGAGCATGAAGTGATGCTGAACGCGATCCGCGAAGCATCGATGGCGAAAGTCTGATAGCTGCGGTATTGGCTAACAGGTGAACCTTTCAGCCGATGCCGCCTTATCCTCGTTTTCCGCCTGGAGACAGAAGAAGTTTTTTGATGATCGATCCGGAGGATCGCATAGGTTAGCCAGGGTGTCGGAGCGTTAGCGCAGACCCCTGGATAGTCCCAAAGCAACACAAGTCCGAGGAGCGAAGTCGAAGACCCCGCCGAGCGTAGCGAGGGAAATGGAGCAAGAGTCCTTGTTTTCCTTGCCACAAAGGCAAGGAAAATGAGGTGCGGAATCGGGGCGACCCGGCGATTATCGCCGCCAAGCACGGTTTCATCTACGAAACCGTGCTTTGAGTTTCGAATGGCGAATCTTCGGCTCTTTGTCCGAGTTTCGTTGTTGGGTCAATAGCCAAGGTCCTTTTGGCCAAGCGGCTACTTCGTGTCGGCTCGCATCTCGTCAAGGCTGACGAATTTATAACCCTTCTTCCGCGCCACGTGGATGAACTCGCGAAGCGTCGCGAGCGTGCTCTTCGAGCCGTCGTGGAGGAGGAAGATTGCGCCCGAATCCAGCTTGGCGACTTCACGATCGAGCAAGAGGTCGTCCTTGGGATTCGAATAATCCGCCGGATCGGCCGTCCACAGGACGGTGGTCATGCCCAGCTTGGCCGCGTTGCGAACAACCTCGGAGTCGATGTCCCCACCTGGCGGGCGGCAGTAGCGAGCGGGCGCGCCCGTCAGCCGCTGAATCACGTCGTTGTTGGCCTTGTATTCGGTCAGGATTTCCTCGGTGGTCAGCTTGGTCAGCGTCACGTGGCTGTAGCTGTGGTTACCAATCTCGAACCCTGCGGCCTTGATCGAACGGACCAGGTTGGGATACTTCTCGGCCATAAAGCCCACCACGAAGAAGGTCGCCGGAACATGCTCTTCCTTTAGAATCTTGATCAGGTCGTCGGTGGCCTTCAGATGCGGACCATCGTCAAAGGTCAATGCGATCTTCTTGCCAGTCTCCGGCCCTTCCTTAAGAATCGATTTTCGGAGTTCTTGCAAGGTCTCAGGACCGCCCTCTAATCGGCTCTTGTTCGCCGAAACCTCTCGCTGGGCCGACTTCCATGTTGAAGCCTCTACCCGAAGCTTGGCTGAGTTCACCTTCGGCGCCAGTTCGATATGCCATGGCTCCGGCGCGCGTCGGGGGGTGGTTGGGTGGGATAGCAGGACCAAAAGGAGAGCAAAGGACATAGGTTCGACTAGGGGAAGGGACGGTCTACGCCATTCGAACGATTCAGCGCTGGAACCTAATTTGCGCAAGAACAAGGTCCCAGAGAGCCAAGTCAAAACCTGCTACGATACAGCTACCATGCTTGCGACACTGTTGTCCTTTGCGCTGGCCGCCTCTCCGGTCACAAACCGCTGGTTCTATATGCAGACCAACCTGGCCGTCGCAGACAACGCCCTGGAGGTGGTGCACGTGATGGACCGGGCCCATTTGGCGGGATACAACGGCATGGTCCTCACCGATTCCAAGTTTTCGCACCTCGATTCGGTGCCGGACGGCTACTTCGCCAATGCCGCCAAGGTCAAGGCTAAAGCCGCCGAGTTCGGCATCGAGATCATCCCCGTGGTGGCGGACGTGGGTTGGTCAGACGGCCTTCTCTCCCACGACGTGAACCTCGTCGAAGGCCAGCCGGTCAAGAAAGCGCCGTTCGTGGTGGAAGGCGGCAAACTCAAACCAGTTCACGAGATTCAGTTCAACAACGGCGGGCTAGAAGAGGGCCAAGACAACCACGCCGCTGGTCTTACTTTCCAGGATGGGCCCGGAACCAGCACGTTTTTCGATTCGAACGTCAAACATGGCGGTCGACAGTCGATGCGGTTCGAGCATTTCCATCTGGGAAGCGAGGCGGGAAACGCCCGCCTGATGCACGGACTCGCGTTACGTCCGTGGCAACAGTATCGAATCACCTTTTGGCTCAAAACCGACGGGGTCAAGAACGCGGGCGACATTCGGTGCTTCGTCATGGGCGAGGGCGGAAGGGTGCTGGACTTCATGGATGTCGGCGCGAAGCCCACCGAAGACTGGACCCAGCACACCATCGTCTTCAACAGCCAAGACTTTACCAAGGCGACCCTCTACGTTGGCATTTGGGGCGGCAGCGAAGGTCGATTCTGGGTGGACGATATCGACGTGCAAGAGGCCGGATTCCTGAACGTCCTGCGTCGTCCGGGCACTCCGGTTCGGCTGGAAACCGAGGACGGAAAGACGTTAGTCGAGGGCAAGGATTTTGATCCGGTCAAGGACCCCAATCTCGGCGTCAAACCGTGGGCGGGTGAGTACACGTTCGATCAGGCCACGCCGCTCATCAAGACGTCCCTGCCGGAAGGGAGCAAGGTGTTCGCCTCGTTCACACACGCGGTTTCGACCGACTCGGGCAAGACCGCCATCTGCCCCAGCGAGCCGAAGTCAATGGAACTCATTGCGGACCAGATTAAGCGGGTGGCTGACCTCTGGAAGCCCAAGAGCCTCTTTCTTGCCCACGACGAAATCCGCGTGGCAGACCAGTGTCCGCTCTGCCGATCTCGTGGACTAACCCCGGGCCAAATCTACGCCGAGAACCTTCGCCAATGCATCGCCTTGTCGCGAAAGACGGTGTCGAACTGCCGGCTGTTTGTGTGGAGCGACATGTTCGATCCTGCTCACAATGCCGTCGATGACTATTACCTATCGAACGGCACTTGGAAGGAGTCGTGGAAATGCCTCTCGCCCGACGTGACCGTCGTCAACTGGAACTCTGGAAATGCGGCCAAGAGTCTGCCGTTCTTCGACTCGTTAGGCTGTAAGCAAATTCTCGCCGGGTTTTACGATGGTCCGGTGGGTGACATCAAGAAGTGGCAGGTTCTAGCCGCCGGTACGAAGGGCGTCGATGGCGTCATGTATACAACCTGGAGGGGTGACTACACGCATCTGGAAGAGTTCGCCGAAGCGGCCTTTAGCGGCGGTTAGATGCATACTCAGACTCTCAGTTTCCTCCTTCGCTTTGCTATGGCGAACAAGTCGCCGGGGTGGTACGCCGACGCTGACCACCAAATGTTCAGCGCTATGATCTCTACGAACGCTTCATCATTTGATGACAACACCTAAGATGCTTAATTGTCTCGCATGGTGCTAAGAACATGTCTTAGAGCTTCAGTAGTTTGCTGGTCTTTGCTGTTCGGATTTTGTTGAGGGAGATAGATTCTCATATCCAAGACCCTTTTGCCGACGACCAAATAGCCGTCCAAGGTTTGCCTAGCCAGTAAGTCGTCGTAGCTAAACCCGACAAAGCTATTCGGCCCGAATTGTTCCGAGGATGGTTGAAGGGACTTCTTTCCTTCCCGAATCAAATCTCGCTTTAAGGTCGGAATCAACATTTGGACAATCTCCATGGAGGTATGACTTGCATCCTTTGGGACTTTTGGCCGAAGATGACTAATTCCAAAATTCTTGTTCCCATCGCTGACGATGACCACTTCACCGTCCCTTCCTTCCCGAATTGAGAATCCAGAAGGAATCTCGTATTGAATGCGATGACTAACAAACGTCCTTTCTGACCGTGTGCTGTTTGCACCGGAATAACTCGGCGTCGTAGTCGATTGTTGACAGCCTGCTACCACTAGGCCGACTAAAGAAATGCAGGCAAGTCTCATTCTTCATTCCGGCAAGCCACGCGACTTATGAGACAACCTAGCCCGTCGGAGAGACAAACTCTTCTGGTGCCTCGACCGGCACCGAGGCTCGCAGTTTCTCGACCTTCTCTAGAAACGCCTTCAGCGGACGCTCATCCAGCTCTGGCTCGCCGCCATCGAGCATCCTCGACAACGCCGCACACTCG
It encodes the following:
- a CDS encoding aminotransferase class V-fold PLP-dependent enzyme, with product MKPVVLAPGPTKVHPEMGQWLQDAVEEGAIWQSHRSPWFLALFEETCNRVRSLLSIPDTHTILFMNSSNEAWERALQCLTSKASFHMVGGEFAMRWHQYDGWLGRNAIEWKYSHEFDGDFGDVDVPDEAEAICITNNETSIGLWTPEDQIHKLAKRYPDKMYMVDVVSSMPHCELDWSLVDVAMWSVQKGFHSTAGLSVTVVSKRALERADELEKTQSIGSFHAFNRVAGYAAKHMTAETPNVLAIYLLNKAAKKYQQIGLDVLRQGIRDRAAAFYSALEETSFGCLVKEKQYRSPTLFAVSTNGLDANELRAQWAKQNIWTGACYGPLKDGNFRVANFPMHTSEEHEVMLNAIREASMAKV
- a CDS encoding polysaccharide deacetylase family protein, whose protein sequence is MSFALLLVLLSHPTTPRRAPEPWHIELAPKVNSAKLRVEASTWKSAQREVSANKSRLEGGPETLQELRKSILKEGPETGKKIALTFDDGPHLKATDDLIKILKEEHVPATFFVVGFMAEKYPNLVRSIKAAGFEIGNHSYSHVTLTKLTTEEILTEYKANNDVIQRLTGAPARYCRPPGGDIDSEVVRNAAKLGMTTVLWTADPADYSNPKDDLLLDREVAKLDSGAIFLLHDGSKSTLATLREFIHVARKKGYKFVSLDEMRADTK